The following are encoded in a window of Sphaerisporangium siamense genomic DNA:
- a CDS encoding response regulator produces the protein MIRILLVDDHPVVRSGLRAMLAGQPDFDLVGEAATGEEGTKLAAALAPDVVLMDLQLGPGLHGTEATRHIVALDGPRVLVLTTFDTDADIVAAVEAGATGYLLKDAPPEDLHAAIRSAAAGAGALAPSVASRLLGRVRAPDSTLSPRELEVLGHVAAGLSNRQISKALFLSETTVKTHLAHIYAKLGVDSRTAAVAAASRRGLIRSP, from the coding sequence GTGATCCGGATCCTCCTGGTGGACGACCATCCTGTCGTTCGCTCGGGACTGCGAGCGATGCTCGCCGGGCAGCCCGACTTCGATCTGGTGGGCGAGGCCGCCACCGGCGAGGAGGGGACGAAACTCGCCGCCGCGCTCGCTCCCGACGTGGTGCTGATGGATCTCCAGCTCGGACCCGGCCTGCACGGCACCGAGGCGACCCGGCACATCGTGGCCCTGGACGGTCCCCGGGTTCTGGTGCTGACGACCTTCGACACCGACGCCGACATCGTGGCCGCCGTCGAGGCGGGCGCGACCGGCTACTTGCTCAAGGACGCTCCGCCCGAGGATCTGCACGCCGCCATCCGCTCGGCCGCCGCCGGAGCCGGCGCCCTGGCGCCGAGCGTCGCCTCACGCCTGCTGGGCCGGGTGCGCGCGCCTGATTCCACGCTCAGCCCGCGTGAGCTGGAGGTTCTCGGGCATGTCGCCGCGGGCCTGTCGAACCGGCAGATCAGCAAGGCGTTGTTCCTCAGTGAGACCACGGTCAAGACCCATCTGGCGCACATCTACGCCAAGCTGGGAGTCGACTCACGCACCGCGGCCGTCGCGGCGGCCTCCAGAAGGGGCCTCATCCGCTCCCCTTGA
- a CDS encoding sensor histidine kinase — MSDHPFSPALRLLRWTVHGTFAILLVIALAGVAGQGRLALVLGGTLLGLLYAAGVAIEGRLPHFGGPTHLLLGRAWLVMTTLGWAALALAAPQFVWLAFPLFFAYLHLLPLAVALPGVAVLTVAAVLAGAWHEGRVTAAQVIGPTIGAAVATLMAMVYKALYTESEQRRLLIDDLVHTREKLLRAESDAARLAERERLAREIHDTLAQGMSSIILLLRAARRDLGDDLSMAERRIAEAQDAAKENLEEARNFVRALAPPVLQHSSLVAALRRVSDSAVAGTAIQARFEISGTPVPLPEDYDAALLRIAQGALGNVSRHSAAEHAGVTLTYLDDVVMLDVYDDGRGFAPDGSAGFGLRAMHERVSALGGSLTVESAPGEGTAVVATLPLPPGEAP, encoded by the coding sequence ATGTCTGACCATCCGTTCTCGCCCGCGCTCCGGTTGCTTCGCTGGACCGTGCACGGCACGTTCGCGATCCTCCTGGTGATCGCCCTCGCCGGCGTCGCCGGGCAGGGGCGGCTCGCGCTGGTGCTGGGCGGGACGCTCCTCGGGCTTCTCTACGCGGCGGGCGTGGCGATCGAGGGGCGGCTGCCGCACTTCGGCGGGCCGACCCACCTGCTGCTCGGCCGCGCCTGGCTGGTGATGACCACGCTCGGGTGGGCGGCGCTCGCCCTGGCAGCGCCGCAGTTCGTCTGGCTGGCCTTCCCGCTCTTCTTCGCCTACCTCCACCTGCTGCCCCTGGCAGTCGCGCTTCCGGGCGTGGCGGTGCTGACCGTGGCGGCCGTCCTGGCCGGCGCTTGGCACGAAGGCCGGGTCACCGCGGCCCAGGTCATCGGGCCGACGATCGGCGCCGCGGTCGCCACGCTGATGGCGATGGTCTACAAGGCCCTCTACACCGAGAGCGAGCAGCGCCGGCTGCTGATCGACGATCTGGTCCACACCCGGGAGAAACTGCTGCGGGCGGAGAGCGACGCCGCGCGACTGGCCGAGCGTGAACGCCTGGCGCGAGAGATTCATGACACGCTGGCGCAGGGTATGTCCAGCATCATCCTGCTGCTGCGCGCCGCTCGGCGGGATCTCGGCGACGATCTCTCCATGGCCGAGCGCCGCATCGCCGAGGCGCAGGATGCGGCCAAGGAGAACCTGGAGGAGGCGCGCAACTTCGTCCGGGCGCTGGCTCCGCCGGTGCTGCAGCACTCGTCGCTGGTCGCGGCGCTGCGCAGGGTCAGCGACTCCGCCGTGGCCGGCACCGCCATCCAGGCCCGCTTCGAGATCTCCGGCACTCCGGTGCCGCTGCCGGAGGACTACGACGCGGCGCTGCTGCGCATCGCCCAGGGAGCGTTGGGCAACGTCAGCCGGCACTCCGCAGCCGAGCATGCCGGAGTGACGCTCACGTACCTCGACGACGTGGTCATGCTGGACGTCTACGACGACGGCCGGGGATTCGCCCCGGACGGTTCCGCGGGGTTCGGCCTGCGTGCGATGCACGAGCGGGTCAGCGCGCTGGGCGGCAGCCTCACCGTGGAGTCCGCCCCTGGCGAGGGCACGGCGGTGGTGGCCACCCTGCCGCTGCCGCCCGGGGAGGCACCGTGA
- a CDS encoding ABC transporter permease, whose protein sequence is MFVALRDLRFAKGRFALMGTVVFLITLLVTMLSGLTAGLAWENISAVEDLPADHIVFDGGEQPAFADSRITDQTWKDWRQVAGVTAERLGVSMSRLAYGDGQSAAVALFGVQPGGDLAHGKPVNTGEVVLSAALATGTGLKTGDTVRIAGEDFTVAGLGDQASYSHAPLAWMSIGDWEPMGRQGGVDTAATVLALRTGGAADLAAADSRLGTTTVPLSEAPAAIGSFSSENGSLQLMRGFLFAISALVIGAFFTVWTIQRRGDVAVLKALGASSGYLLRDALAQAVIVLLAGAGAGGLLGAGLGALAEGTVPFVLSVTTTVVPVATMILLGAAGAALAIRKITSVDPLIALGASR, encoded by the coding sequence GTGTTCGTGGCGCTCAGAGACCTGCGCTTCGCCAAAGGACGGTTCGCCCTCATGGGCACCGTCGTCTTCCTCATCACCCTCCTGGTGACCATGCTCTCCGGCCTGACCGCCGGCCTGGCATGGGAGAACATCTCAGCGGTGGAAGACCTTCCAGCCGACCACATCGTCTTCGACGGCGGCGAGCAGCCCGCCTTCGCCGACAGCCGCATCACCGACCAGACCTGGAAGGACTGGCGGCAAGTGGCGGGCGTCACGGCCGAACGCCTGGGCGTGTCCATGTCGAGACTCGCCTACGGTGACGGGCAAAGCGCGGCAGTGGCCCTGTTCGGCGTCCAGCCCGGCGGCGACCTCGCCCACGGCAAGCCGGTCAACACGGGTGAGGTCGTCCTTTCCGCGGCCCTCGCGACCGGCACCGGGCTGAAGACCGGCGACACCGTGCGGATCGCCGGCGAGGACTTCACCGTCGCCGGCCTCGGTGACCAGGCGTCCTACAGCCACGCCCCACTCGCCTGGATGAGCATCGGCGACTGGGAGCCGATGGGCCGCCAAGGCGGCGTCGACACCGCGGCCACCGTCCTGGCCCTGCGCACCGGCGGTGCGGCCGACCTGGCCGCCGCCGACAGCCGGCTCGGCACCACGACCGTCCCGCTGTCCGAGGCGCCCGCCGCGATCGGCTCCTTCTCCTCCGAGAACGGCTCGCTCCAGCTGATGCGCGGCTTCCTGTTCGCGATCTCCGCCCTGGTCATCGGCGCCTTCTTCACCGTCTGGACGATCCAGCGGCGCGGCGACGTCGCCGTGCTCAAGGCGCTCGGCGCGAGCTCCGGCTACCTCCTGCGGGACGCACTCGCCCAGGCGGTCATCGTGCTGCTCGCCGGCGCGGGCGCGGGCGGCCTGCTCGGCGCGGGCCTCGGCGCGCTCGCCGAAGGCACCGTCCCGTTCGTGCTGTCGGTGACCACCACCGTCGTCCCGGTGGCCACGATGATCCTCCTCGGCGCCGCGGGCGCCGCACTGGCCATCCGCAAGATCACTTCTGTCGACCCGCTGATCGCCCTGGGAGCCTCCCGATGA
- a CDS encoding ABC transporter ATP-binding protein, which yields MTLVLTDVVLTYPDGDHTLTALDHVSLAVAAGEFAAVVGPSGSGKSSLLAVAATLITPDAGTVVITGQDVSRAGRTARTNVRRDHIGIVFQQANLLPSLTTLDQLLVMAHLAGQSPRTASVRARELLLAVDLGGKEHKRPHQLSGGERQRVNIARALMNGPEVLLVDEPTSALDHHRGEQIISLLAELTRNNGLATVMVTHDLATLAMVDTVLTMSDGSLTEGAATQVV from the coding sequence ATGACCCTCGTGCTCACCGACGTCGTCCTGACCTACCCCGACGGGGACCACACCCTGACCGCGCTCGACCACGTCAGCCTGGCCGTCGCGGCGGGCGAGTTCGCCGCGGTGGTCGGCCCGTCCGGCTCGGGCAAGTCCAGCCTGCTCGCCGTCGCCGCCACCCTCATCACGCCCGACGCGGGAACGGTCGTCATCACCGGCCAGGACGTCTCACGTGCCGGCCGGACAGCCCGCACCAATGTCCGGCGCGACCACATCGGCATCGTGTTCCAGCAGGCCAACCTGCTGCCCTCCCTCACCACGCTCGACCAGCTCCTGGTGATGGCGCACCTGGCCGGTCAATCCCCTCGCACCGCGAGCGTCCGCGCCCGCGAGCTACTGCTCGCCGTCGATCTCGGCGGCAAGGAACACAAGCGCCCACACCAGCTGTCCGGAGGCGAGCGCCAGCGCGTCAACATCGCCCGCGCGCTGATGAACGGCCCCGAGGTGCTGCTGGTCGACGAGCCCACCAGCGCGCTCGACCACCATCGGGGCGAGCAGATCATCTCCCTGCTCGCAGAGCTCACCAGGAACAACGGGCTGGCCACCGTCATGGTCACGCATGACCTGGCCACGCTGGCGATGGTGGACACCGTCCTGACCATGAGCGACGGCAGCCTCACGGAAGGCGCCGCGACTCAGGTCGTCTGA
- a CDS encoding TOPRIM nucleotidyl transferase/hydrolase domain-containing protein — MVLVEGASDKSAVEALAERHGRNLPAEGISLVAMGGATNIGAYIGRYGPAGHDLRLAGLCDVREESHFRRGLERAGLGSDLSRSDLEALGFFVCVADLEDELIRALGTATVERILGTEGDLGSFRTLQKQPAWRAGTTHDQLRRFMGSGSGRKLRYSALLVAALHPDHVPRPLNMLLTHLSGLPGTQSR, encoded by the coding sequence GTGGTCCTGGTCGAGGGAGCCAGTGACAAGTCGGCCGTCGAAGCCTTGGCCGAGCGCCATGGCCGGAACCTGCCGGCCGAAGGCATCTCCCTCGTGGCGATGGGCGGCGCCACGAACATCGGCGCGTACATCGGCAGATACGGCCCTGCCGGTCACGATCTCCGGCTGGCCGGCCTGTGCGATGTCAGAGAGGAAAGCCACTTCCGGAGAGGTCTAGAGCGCGCCGGCCTCGGCTCCGATCTCAGCCGGAGCGATCTGGAGGCGCTCGGATTCTTCGTCTGCGTCGCCGACCTCGAAGACGAACTGATCCGCGCCCTCGGCACCGCCACGGTCGAACGCATCCTCGGCACCGAGGGCGACCTAGGCTCATTCCGCACTCTCCAGAAGCAACCCGCTTGGCGCGCGGGCACCACCCACGACCAACTACGCCGGTTCATGGGCTCAGGCAGCGGCCGCAAACTCCGCTACTCCGCCCTCCTCGTCGCAGCACTGCACCCCGACCACGTACCTCGCCCGCTGAACATGCTGCTGACCCACCTGTCAGGCCTGCCAGGCACTCAGAGCCGGTGA
- a CDS encoding DNA-processing protein DprA — protein sequence MRITEEQSRLLGICMVKGVSWYLVAREAQRLDGLARLWSGDIVESSPEATKARALIKESAGELDRYTESAIKQADRAADGGARLVTVLDKEYPATLRLIFNLPPFLFVRGELRDTDLRSVAVVGTRQASEDGLRRARRMSGLLTERQVTVVSGLARGIDTAAHTAALDTGGRTIAVVGTGILRCYPAENRGLADRIAESGAVVSQFWPDANGATYTFPRRNVTMSGIAQGTVVIEASSTSGAKMQARLALEHGKRVFLLRSLTEAQPWAKEYVRTRGALMVEDVDDVVNSLSSPDRIQAVNASRAQLSLNFEDLKLEEPSPGALW from the coding sequence ATGCGGATCACCGAAGAGCAGTCACGGCTGCTCGGGATATGCATGGTCAAGGGCGTTAGCTGGTACCTCGTCGCGCGAGAGGCTCAGCGTCTCGACGGACTCGCGCGTCTATGGTCGGGTGACATCGTCGAGTCCTCCCCCGAAGCGACGAAAGCAAGGGCTCTTATCAAAGAGAGTGCCGGGGAACTGGACCGTTACACCGAGTCCGCGATCAAGCAGGCGGATCGCGCCGCCGACGGCGGCGCCCGGCTCGTCACCGTCCTGGACAAGGAGTACCCCGCCACCCTTCGTCTGATCTTCAACCTCCCGCCGTTCCTGTTCGTCCGCGGTGAACTACGGGACACCGACCTGCGCAGCGTGGCCGTCGTCGGTACGCGTCAGGCGAGCGAGGACGGGCTACGCCGGGCACGCCGTATGTCCGGACTGCTCACCGAGCGTCAGGTCACCGTCGTGTCCGGCCTCGCCCGTGGCATCGACACCGCGGCGCACACGGCGGCGCTCGACACCGGAGGCAGGACGATCGCGGTGGTGGGGACAGGAATCCTGCGCTGCTACCCGGCCGAGAATCGTGGTCTGGCCGATCGAATCGCCGAGAGCGGGGCCGTGGTCTCCCAGTTCTGGCCGGACGCCAATGGCGCGACCTACACCTTCCCCCGCCGCAACGTCACCATGTCGGGCATCGCACAAGGCACGGTGGTGATCGAGGCTTCCAGCACGTCGGGGGCGAAGATGCAAGCCCGTCTGGCTCTGGAGCACGGCAAGAGGGTGTTCCTGCTGCGAAGCCTGACGGAGGCCCAGCCGTGGGCGAAGGAGTACGTAAGGACGCGTGGGGCGCTCATGGTGGAGGACGTGGACGATGTCGTGAACAGCTTGTCCAGCCCGGATCGGATCCAAGCGGTCAACGCCTCCCGCGCCCAGCTCTCCTTGAACTTCGAAGACCTGAAACTGGAGGAGCCGTCCCCCGGGGCACTGTGGTGA
- a CDS encoding ComF family protein, translating into MIFARIILGHLHTHPELVDQVDAIIPMPAYLEPHQARKGNDHTGYVIERAMLEDDEGLPFVLDPPLIQKTRATPRMRDTGSLAERQIAARLLYTALSVPDPARVRGRRFMVYDDVFTAGSSLNAVAMRLKGSGAEKVYGLTLARAQWR; encoded by the coding sequence ATGATCTTCGCGCGAATCATTCTGGGTCACCTGCACACCCACCCTGAGCTGGTTGACCAGGTGGACGCCATCATCCCCATGCCGGCCTATCTAGAGCCTCACCAGGCACGCAAGGGCAACGATCACACCGGCTACGTCATCGAACGGGCGATGCTCGAAGACGATGAGGGGCTTCCCTTCGTTCTGGATCCGCCGCTCATCCAGAAGACGCGGGCCACTCCCCGGATGCGGGACACCGGTTCCCTCGCTGAGCGGCAGATCGCGGCACGATTGCTGTACACCGCGCTCAGCGTGCCGGACCCGGCTCGCGTGCGAGGCCGCAGGTTCATGGTCTACGACGACGTCTTCACCGCCGGAAGCAGTCTCAACGCGGTTGCCATGCGGCTCAAGGGAAGCGGCGCGGAGAAGGTGTACGGGCTCACCCTGGCCCGTGCCCAGTGGCGGTGA
- a CDS encoding sigma factor-like helix-turn-helix DNA-binding protein: MNLSLSDIVPPLRWTAPGQVEPIASDPRLPEAWWQALPIDRACLILGTAQVAARLADLATACWGHLPLGDILPLLRMTDPAAGLRTPDDRDVTRTLFTGVLERLLASETPSEAAPGAGERPIIELIDEIFAALDDRQRAIARDRVYAERRATLDELAQRFSVTRERIRQIERDLRDHVQARLATPETAPLTAHLAWVRGRLGSAVPAEDLAAAAPWHRADLTTLGVPAWRFIRSLLTGHEQVDGWLVAGGADELKEKTRQLFTDGPVKLPEAVTMVAQLGVREDVAEAWLASVPQLRVLEGHVVPWPRSVNEKAEAVLAVAEAPLSPEEIQSRIGEDYSLVGIRNQLTADDRFLRVDRNRYGLTRWGGEEYIGIREMIVREIERAGGEASVNSVVANLTARYEVSESSVRAYAGGPGFERTQRGWIRVAAPEQAEPYHPRRDVSMTRRSFRSRDGRWWHRVDVNAEHLRGSGSPLPTGFAAHLGMAPGGQLTTSTPSGDVVVSWHNQPTMGSIRAVLADYNAGEGDSIFLTVSDGGELLTRYLPQAAPGLPPINMALHLIGYTAPVASEAEALRLIGARIGLPEGASREDVLTRLSNRGDRDILAFLDPEAT; encoded by the coding sequence ATGAATTTGAGCCTTAGCGACATCGTGCCTCCCCTGCGCTGGACCGCCCCCGGACAGGTAGAGCCGATCGCGAGCGACCCACGCCTCCCCGAGGCGTGGTGGCAGGCGCTCCCGATCGACCGCGCCTGCCTGATCCTCGGGACCGCCCAGGTGGCGGCCAGGCTCGCCGACCTCGCCACGGCCTGCTGGGGACACCTGCCGCTCGGCGACATCCTGCCCCTCCTCCGCATGACCGACCCCGCGGCCGGCCTGCGGACGCCCGACGACAGGGACGTCACGCGCACCCTGTTCACCGGCGTCCTGGAACGTCTGCTGGCCTCCGAGACCCCCTCGGAGGCCGCCCCGGGCGCCGGCGAACGGCCGATCATCGAGCTCATCGACGAGATCTTCGCCGCGCTCGACGACCGCCAGCGCGCCATCGCCAGGGACCGCGTGTACGCCGAGCGCCGCGCCACGCTCGACGAGCTCGCGCAGCGGTTCTCCGTGACCCGCGAGCGCATCCGGCAGATCGAGCGGGACCTGCGCGACCACGTCCAGGCCCGGCTCGCCACGCCGGAGACCGCCCCGCTGACCGCCCACCTGGCCTGGGTGCGCGGCAGGCTCGGCTCCGCCGTCCCCGCCGAGGACCTCGCCGCCGCCGCCCCCTGGCACCGCGCGGACCTGACCACGCTCGGCGTGCCCGCCTGGCGGTTCATCCGCAGCCTGCTCACCGGCCACGAGCAGGTGGACGGGTGGCTGGTCGCGGGCGGCGCCGACGAACTCAAGGAGAAGACCCGCCAGCTCTTCACCGACGGCCCCGTGAAACTGCCCGAAGCCGTCACGATGGTCGCCCAGCTCGGCGTGCGCGAGGACGTCGCCGAGGCGTGGCTCGCCTCGGTGCCGCAGCTCCGCGTCCTCGAAGGCCACGTGGTGCCGTGGCCGCGCAGCGTCAACGAGAAGGCCGAGGCCGTGCTGGCCGTCGCCGAGGCCCCGCTCAGCCCCGAGGAGATCCAGAGCCGCATCGGCGAGGACTACAGCCTCGTCGGCATCCGCAACCAGCTCACCGCCGACGACCGGTTCCTGCGCGTCGACAGGAACCGGTACGGGCTGACGCGCTGGGGCGGCGAGGAGTACATCGGCATCCGCGAGATGATCGTGCGCGAGATCGAGCGCGCGGGCGGCGAGGCGTCGGTGAACAGCGTCGTCGCCAACCTGACCGCGCGGTACGAGGTCAGCGAGAGCTCCGTGCGCGCCTACGCGGGCGGCCCCGGCTTCGAACGCACCCAGCGCGGGTGGATCCGCGTCGCCGCCCCCGAGCAGGCCGAGCCGTACCACCCCCGCCGCGACGTGTCGATGACCCGCCGCTCGTTCCGCAGCAGGGACGGCCGCTGGTGGCACCGCGTGGACGTCAACGCCGAACACCTGCGCGGCTCGGGCTCCCCCCTGCCGACCGGCTTCGCCGCCCACCTCGGCATGGCCCCCGGCGGCCAGCTCACCACCTCCACCCCCTCGGGCGACGTGGTCGTCAGCTGGCACAACCAGCCGACGATGGGCTCGATCCGCGCCGTGCTGGCCGACTACAACGCCGGCGAGGGCGACTCCATCTTCCTCACCGTCTCCGACGGCGGCGAACTCCTCACCCGCTACCTCCCCCAAGCCGCCCCCGGCCTCCCCCCCATCAACATGGCCCTCCACCTCATCGGCTACACCGCCCCCGTCGCCTCGGAAGCCGAGGCCCTCCGCCTCATCGGCGCCCGCATCGGCCTCCCCGAAGGCGCCTCGCGCGAAGACGTCCTCACCCGCCTCAGCAACCGCGGCGACCGAGACATCCTCGCCTTCCTCGACCCCGAGGCCACGTGA
- a CDS encoding UvrD-helicase domain-containing protein has translation MPRLAIAPEVPRDLDALDRPLRRDAVVALRRFLLNTTSAPHPERVRNTRDARVATLRLADRHRGVVVRQRDVYWMLAVLPDADAWSFAQRHRFTVNAAIGVAEIWDAAALDRVEPALRRAAGNSEWRLFAHVCDTDLLGLGVDADLIPLLRLITTDVTLEALEPLLPESQYAPLAVLGQGGSIADAWRALDTRVAVPVPSVDVTDLVSALERTPDRAVFVPDPGTLDRVLGAPHWCTFLYPTQHRLAHQDLYEGPVLVTGGAGTGKTLVALHRAGHLAHAGAGRVLFLTFSQKVAGDAAAKLDVLVDDPEIRARIEVGNVDRLAHRVVAEAEGRPPLLVGRSDLATLWQEASEIAGEPHGPAFLLREWEQVILAQNLCTVQEYLVAERPGRSVELDDEQRTAVWKAIEHVTERLRATGRRTLLQLAAQASTLLGRTTGDLLGDDGPRREPYRHIVVDEAQDLHPAQWRLLRAAVPPAANDLFIVGDPHQRVFDTRVALSTLGIKVETHHLTISHRLSHEILSWGVRLRGGNAADGLVDGVVDLVGFRSIHPGARPAVREYASREAELTGLVTHVRAWLAEGVPAEEIAVGARTSEYVRGARTALGQAGIGVRVSTLHGLKGLEFRRVALIGIAEGVVPAPETLTPADEDPTARAHDLQRERGLLYMACMRAAERLYLSYSGRASPFLPP, from the coding sequence GTGCCCCGGCTGGCGATCGCCCCCGAGGTCCCCCGGGATCTCGACGCCCTGGACCGGCCCCTGCGCCGGGACGCCGTCGTCGCCCTGCGCCGCTTCCTGCTCAACACCACCTCCGCCCCGCACCCCGAGCGGGTGCGCAACACCCGCGACGCCCGCGTGGCGACGCTCCGGCTGGCCGACCGGCACCGGGGGGTAGTGGTCCGCCAGCGCGACGTGTACTGGATGCTCGCCGTCCTGCCCGACGCCGACGCCTGGTCGTTCGCCCAGCGGCACCGCTTCACGGTCAACGCGGCGATCGGCGTGGCGGAGATCTGGGACGCCGCCGCGCTCGACCGCGTCGAGCCCGCGCTGCGCCGCGCGGCCGGGAACAGCGAGTGGCGGCTGTTCGCGCACGTCTGCGACACCGACCTGCTCGGCCTCGGCGTGGACGCCGACCTGATCCCGCTGCTGCGGCTGATCACGACGGACGTCACGCTCGAAGCCCTGGAGCCGCTGCTCCCCGAGAGCCAGTACGCCCCCCTGGCCGTCCTCGGCCAGGGCGGGTCGATCGCCGACGCCTGGCGCGCCCTGGACACGCGCGTGGCCGTGCCCGTGCCGTCCGTGGACGTCACCGACCTGGTGTCCGCCCTGGAGCGCACCCCCGACCGGGCCGTCTTCGTCCCCGACCCCGGCACGCTGGACCGCGTCCTCGGCGCCCCGCACTGGTGCACGTTCCTGTACCCCACCCAGCACCGCCTGGCCCACCAGGACCTCTACGAGGGCCCGGTGCTCGTCACCGGCGGCGCCGGCACCGGCAAGACCCTGGTCGCCCTGCACCGCGCCGGCCACCTCGCCCACGCGGGCGCCGGGCGCGTGCTGTTCCTGACCTTCTCGCAGAAGGTCGCCGGCGACGCCGCCGCCAAACTCGACGTGCTGGTGGACGACCCGGAGATCCGCGCGCGCATCGAGGTCGGCAACGTGGACCGGCTGGCCCACCGCGTCGTCGCCGAGGCGGAGGGACGGCCCCCGCTGCTGGTCGGCCGCTCCGACCTCGCCACCCTGTGGCAGGAGGCGTCGGAGATCGCCGGCGAGCCGCACGGCCCGGCCTTCCTGCTGCGCGAGTGGGAGCAGGTGATCCTCGCGCAGAACCTGTGCACCGTGCAGGAGTACCTGGTCGCCGAGCGTCCCGGGCGCAGCGTGGAGCTGGACGACGAGCAGCGCACCGCCGTGTGGAAGGCCATCGAGCACGTCACCGAGCGGCTGCGCGCCACGGGCAGGCGCACGCTGCTCCAGCTCGCCGCGCAGGCGTCCACGCTGCTCGGCAGGACCACCGGCGACCTGCTCGGCGACGACGGGCCCCGGCGCGAGCCGTACCGCCACATCGTCGTGGACGAGGCGCAGGACCTGCACCCGGCGCAGTGGCGGCTGCTGCGCGCCGCCGTGCCGCCCGCGGCCAACGACCTGTTCATCGTCGGCGACCCCCACCAGCGGGTGTTCGACACCCGCGTGGCGCTCAGCACGCTGGGGATCAAGGTCGAGACCCACCACCTGACCATCTCCCACCGCCTGTCGCACGAGATCCTGTCCTGGGGCGTCCGGCTGCGCGGCGGCAACGCGGCCGACGGCCTCGTGGACGGCGTCGTCGACCTGGTGGGCTTCCGGTCCATCCACCCCGGCGCCCGCCCGGCCGTCCGCGAGTACGCCTCCCGCGAGGCCGAGCTGACCGGCCTGGTCACCCACGTCCGCGCGTGGCTCGCCGAGGGGGTGCCCGCCGAGGAGATCGCCGTCGGGGCGCGGACCAGCGAGTACGTCCGCGGCGCCAGGACCGCGCTCGGGCAGGCCGGGATCGGCGTCCGGGTGAGCACGCTGCACGGGCTGAAGGGGCTGGAGTTCCGCAGGGTCGCCCTCATCGGCATCGCCGAGGGCGTCGTCCCGGCCCCCGAGACGCTCACCCCGGCGGACGAGGACCCCACGGCCCGCGCCCACGACCTGCAACGCGAACGCGGCCTGCTGTACATGGCGTGCATGCGCGCCGCCGAGAGGCTTTACCTGTCTTATTCAGGCCGGGCTAGTCCCTTTCTGCCACCATGA
- a CDS encoding class I SAM-dependent methyltransferase — protein sequence MRWNARAYDSSFGYVSAHGAPLIDLLDPRPGERILDLGCGTGVLTADIAARGTYVLGMDGSATMIEAAIAQHPGLDFVIGDGANFRVGEAYDAVFSNAALHWMCRDPDAVIRCVRTALTPGGRFVAEMGGAGNCAALTSAMLTAWREHGLPEPDLPWYFPSPAEYALRLEKGGFTVRLLEYFDRPTPLDECPGGAADWVRMFAGSLLDGVPPATVEPLLQRVNELAAPALRRESGWMADYVRLRFAAVRA from the coding sequence ATGCGGTGGAACGCTCGCGCCTACGACAGCTCGTTCGGCTACGTCTCGGCGCACGGCGCCCCCCTCATCGACCTGCTCGACCCCCGGCCCGGCGAGCGCATCCTCGACCTCGGATGCGGCACCGGGGTCCTCACCGCCGACATCGCCGCACGCGGCACCTACGTCCTCGGCATGGACGGCTCGGCCACCATGATCGAGGCCGCCATCGCCCAGCACCCCGGCCTGGACTTCGTCATCGGGGACGGCGCCAACTTCCGCGTCGGCGAGGCGTACGACGCCGTGTTCTCCAACGCCGCCCTGCACTGGATGTGCCGCGACCCCGACGCCGTGATCCGCTGCGTGCGCACGGCCCTCACGCCGGGCGGGCGGTTCGTCGCCGAGATGGGCGGCGCGGGCAACTGCGCGGCGCTGACCTCCGCCATGCTCACCGCCTGGCGCGAGCACGGCCTGCCGGAACCCGACCTGCCCTGGTACTTCCCGAGCCCCGCCGAGTACGCGCTGCGCCTGGAAAAGGGCGGGTTCACCGTGCGCCTGCTCGAGTACTTCGACCGTCCCACCCCGCTCGACGAGTGCCCCGGCGGGGCCGCCGACTGGGTGCGGATGTTCGCGGGCTCGCTGCTCGACGGCGTGCCCCCGGCGACGGTGGAGCCCCTGCTCCAGCGGGTCAACGAACTGGCCGCCCCCGCCCTGCGCCGCGAGTCGGGCTGGATGGCGGACTACGTACGGCTGCGATTCGCCGCCGTCCGGGCCTAA